A genomic window from Salvia miltiorrhiza cultivar Shanhuang (shh) chromosome 5, IMPLAD_Smil_shh, whole genome shotgun sequence includes:
- the LOC131025839 gene encoding uncharacterized protein LOC131025839 — MAWFEGATLHQYAEGIKCRIFATTLSGMAQHWFHNLKCDSIHSFGDLFLIFMRQFASSKQVSKTAISLMDIKQEPHETLREYVARFNVAALDIPEAESQIKWYAFVRGLKQGPLFDALQITPPRDFDDIMAILPGYLQLEDAKAARRLESDKYR; from the coding sequence ATGGCATGGTTTGAGGGGGCTACACTACACCAATACGCTGAGGGCATTAAATGTAGGATTTTTGCAACTACTCTTTCGGGGATGGCTCAGCATTGGTTTCACAATCTAAAGTGTGATTCCATTCACTCATTTGGAGATCTCTTTCTCATATTCATGAGACAATTTGCTAGTTCTAAACAAGTGAGTAAGACCGCTATCTCTCTAATGGATATCAAACAAGAACCACATGAAACATTGAGGGAGTATGTGGCTCGTTTTAACGTAGCCGCACTGGACATACCGGAGGCAGAATCACAGATTAAGTGGTATGCCTTTGTTAGGGGATTGAAACAGGGGCCTCTCTTTGATGCATTACAAATAACACCACCAAGAGACTTTGATGATATCATGGCCATACTACCTGGGTATCTGCAATTGGAGGATGCAAAGGCCGCAAGGAGGCTAGAATCGGATAAATACCgataa